In the genome of Leeuwenhoekiella sp. MAR_2009_132, one region contains:
- the nagB gene encoding glucosamine-6-phosphate deaminase has protein sequence METSVKNSTLINYEPAGKFEETRFEKIHNISFSRSGEASVIVAHEIADLIRSKAAAGAQCVLGLATGSSPINVYAELVRMHKEEGLSFKNVVTFNLDEYWPMDKSDVQSYHYFMHEHLFNHIDIPAENVNIPDGTIAQEAIKPYCIGYEAKIKAAGGLDFQLLGIGRTGHVGFNEPGSHFNSGTRMITLDYLTRADAAGSFRGISNVPKKAITMGINTVLNANRIVLLGWGQNKAEILKETIEGEISSTVPATYLQEHDNTTFVLDDAAASELTRVKTPWLVGTCDWTKELTAKAVFWLCQKTNKTILSLTDKDYNDHGMSDLLALQGSAYNLNIEMFNKLQHTITGWPGGKPGADDTNRPERATPAKKRIIIFSPHPDDDVISMGGTFDRLVEQGHEVHIAYQTSGNIAVSDTEALKFAEVAAQLGNNDCERFSKIAEQIKNKQRNEVDPLEVRQLKGLIRRCESLGATRFEGVADEQVHFLNLPFYETGSIKKNPMSQQDVAVVNELISTVKPHQIYAAGDLADPHGTHKVCLDIIFESLEQLKKEAYMSDCWVWLYRGAWHEFEMHEIEMAVPMSPDQVLKKRQAIFYHQSQKDGVMFQGEDLREFWVRAEDRNKETAQKYRDLGLAQYAAMEAFMRYHF, from the coding sequence ATGGAAACAAGCGTTAAGAATTCGACACTTATAAATTATGAACCGGCGGGTAAATTTGAAGAGACCCGTTTTGAAAAAATCCACAACATCAGCTTTTCGCGGTCTGGTGAAGCTTCGGTTATCGTAGCACACGAGATTGCAGATTTAATTCGTAGTAAAGCAGCTGCGGGAGCACAGTGTGTGTTAGGTTTAGCAACCGGTTCATCGCCTATTAATGTGTATGCTGAGTTGGTGCGTATGCATAAGGAAGAAGGTTTAAGTTTTAAAAACGTTGTAACCTTCAATCTTGATGAATACTGGCCTATGGATAAGTCTGATGTACAGAGTTACCATTATTTTATGCACGAGCATTTATTCAATCATATAGACATTCCTGCAGAAAATGTAAATATTCCTGATGGTACAATTGCTCAGGAAGCGATTAAACCCTATTGCATTGGTTATGAAGCTAAAATAAAAGCCGCTGGTGGATTAGACTTTCAACTCTTAGGCATAGGTAGGACGGGTCACGTAGGTTTTAATGAGCCGGGCTCGCATTTTAATTCGGGTACCCGAATGATTACTTTAGATTATTTAACCCGTGCAGATGCTGCAGGTTCATTTAGAGGTATTTCTAATGTTCCTAAAAAAGCCATCACGATGGGAATCAATACAGTGCTTAATGCAAACCGTATTGTGCTCTTAGGTTGGGGACAAAATAAAGCCGAGATTTTAAAAGAAACTATAGAAGGAGAAATCTCTTCTACGGTTCCTGCAACGTACTTACAGGAACACGATAACACCACGTTTGTACTGGACGACGCCGCAGCTTCAGAACTTACCCGAGTAAAAACGCCGTGGCTGGTAGGTACCTGTGACTGGACTAAAGAACTTACTGCAAAGGCTGTTTTTTGGCTTTGCCAAAAAACAAACAAAACAATATTAAGTCTTACCGATAAAGATTACAACGACCATGGTATGTCAGACTTACTGGCGTTACAGGGCTCTGCATACAACCTGAACATAGAGATGTTCAACAAGTTGCAACATACGATTACCGGCTGGCCGGGAGGTAAACCGGGAGCAGACGATACTAACCGTCCTGAGCGTGCTACCCCAGCCAAAAAACGAATAATAATTTTTAGTCCGCATCCTGATGATGATGTAATCTCTATGGGAGGCACTTTTGACCGTCTGGTAGAACAGGGACACGAAGTGCATATCGCTTATCAAACCAGTGGAAATATTGCAGTAAGCGATACCGAAGCCTTGAAATTTGCTGAAGTAGCCGCACAATTGGGTAATAACGATTGTGAGCGTTTCAGTAAAATTGCAGAGCAAATTAAAAACAAGCAGCGTAATGAAGTAGATCCTCTAGAAGTACGCCAGTTAAAAGGCTTAATCAGGCGTTGTGAATCTCTGGGAGCTACACGATTTGAAGGCGTTGCAGACGAGCAGGTGCACTTTTTAAACCTTCCGTTTTACGAGACAGGAAGCATTAAGAAAAACCCAATGTCGCAGCAGGATGTTGCTGTGGTAAACGAGCTTATTTCTACAGTAAAACCGCATCAGATTTATGCTGCGGGCGATCTCGCCGATCCCCACGGAACCCACAAAGTCTGTCTTGATATTATTTTTGAATCCCTCGAGCAGCTCAAAAAAGAAGCGTATATGAGCGATTGCTGGGTGTGGTTGTACCGCGGTGCGTGGCACGAGTTTGAAATGCACGAGATTGAAATGGCCGTACCTATGAGCCCGGATCAGGTGCTTAAAAAACGACAGGCGATATTTTACCACCAGTCTCAAAAAGACGGAGTAATGTTTCAGGGAGAAGATTTACGCGAATTTTGGGTACGTGCAGAAGACCGAAACAAAGAAACGGCTCAGAAATACAGAGATTTAGGACTGGCACAATATGCCGCAATGGAAGCTTTTATGCGCTATCATTTCTAA
- a CDS encoding GH92 family glycosyl hydrolase translates to MILNKKTLLLVSLISVFFANAQEVDYTQYVNPFIGTSNFGATNPGAIAPRGMASVSPFNVAGKQNTLEKDSRWLSNPYVSENTFLTGFSHVNMSGVGCPDLGVILSMPTTGALETDYLKYGTTYKNEVAKPGYYGVELDKYAIKTELTASTRVGVSRYSFPAGKSNILLNLGLGLTNEHGAMLKINSANDVEGYRMVGSFCYNNAEGAYPVYFVARLSTEAKDYGIWDKPEKYKGVEAEWMTYNGKTRIKEKFMREIVGDSIGAYFSYDFEAPTQVVMKVGISYVSIDNARENLDAEVGDATFDEVYKKTQKAWNDKLNVVEVTGDNTDDKTIFYTALYHTQVAPSILNDSNGEYPAMKTRAVKHTDGTRYTVFSLWDTYRNYHQLMSLLYPQEQLDMVNSMLDIYDQNEWLPKWELNATETFTMVGDPAAVVLADTYLRGIKDFDINKAYEAMLKSADTRENNPLRPGLGEYIDNGYVSVDSHIKGPVSTTQEYNIADFAIAQLAESLGKKEDAKRFKKRSLSYKKLYNKESRFLQPKMLDGSWYTPFDPLAGANFTENPGFIEGNAWQYLFMQPHDINGMIKLMGGAKAFEEKLDAVFSEQQFDMANEPDIAYPFLYNYLPGKSHKTREKVASLIDTYFTNKPAGLPGNEDTGTMSAWLIYAMMGFYPMTPADPMYTLSEPQFETITIHLNSDFYSEKSLLIERKSDATTDMDANFKIDGKPLKDNFISHKNWVKAGHVIFE, encoded by the coding sequence ATGATATTGAACAAGAAAACACTGCTGCTCGTTAGTTTAATCTCTGTGTTTTTCGCGAATGCGCAAGAAGTAGATTATACCCAATATGTAAATCCATTTATAGGGACTTCTAATTTTGGAGCTACAAATCCAGGAGCAATTGCACCACGCGGTATGGCAAGTGTTTCCCCTTTTAACGTAGCAGGAAAACAAAATACATTAGAAAAAGACAGCCGCTGGTTGTCTAACCCATATGTGAGTGAGAACACGTTTTTAACGGGGTTTAGCCACGTAAATATGAGCGGTGTAGGCTGCCCAGATTTAGGTGTTATTTTAAGTATGCCTACCACAGGTGCGCTCGAAACAGATTATTTAAAATACGGAACAACCTATAAAAATGAAGTTGCAAAACCCGGTTATTATGGGGTAGAACTTGATAAATATGCTATTAAAACAGAGTTGACTGCTAGTACGCGTGTAGGTGTGAGTCGCTATAGTTTTCCCGCAGGGAAATCTAATATTCTGCTCAATTTAGGATTGGGGCTTACTAACGAACACGGGGCAATGCTAAAAATTAATTCGGCTAATGATGTAGAAGGCTATCGTATGGTAGGTTCATTTTGCTACAACAATGCAGAGGGCGCCTATCCTGTTTATTTTGTCGCGCGCCTTTCCACCGAAGCAAAAGATTATGGTATTTGGGATAAACCCGAAAAATACAAAGGCGTAGAAGCCGAGTGGATGACGTATAATGGCAAGACCCGTATTAAAGAAAAGTTTATGCGAGAGATCGTGGGAGATAGCATAGGTGCTTATTTTAGTTATGATTTTGAAGCGCCAACACAAGTGGTTATGAAAGTAGGTATCTCATATGTGAGTATTGATAATGCGCGTGAAAATCTGGATGCCGAAGTAGGTGATGCTACTTTTGATGAGGTGTATAAAAAAACGCAAAAAGCCTGGAATGATAAATTAAATGTGGTTGAAGTTACCGGCGACAACACCGATGATAAAACTATTTTCTATACGGCTTTGTATCATACGCAGGTAGCTCCCAGTATCTTAAATGATAGTAATGGGGAATATCCGGCGATGAAAACCCGTGCTGTAAAGCATACAGATGGCACGCGGTATACCGTGTTTTCGCTTTGGGATACGTATCGCAACTATCATCAATTAATGAGTTTGTTATATCCACAAGAGCAATTAGATATGGTGAATTCAATGCTCGATATTTATGATCAGAATGAATGGTTGCCTAAATGGGAGCTTAATGCTACCGAAACTTTTACGATGGTGGGCGATCCTGCTGCTGTAGTTCTTGCAGATACCTATTTACGAGGCATTAAAGATTTTGATATCAATAAGGCTTACGAGGCTATGCTAAAAAGTGCCGATACTCGTGAGAATAATCCGTTGCGTCCCGGTCTAGGCGAGTATATAGATAACGGGTATGTAAGTGTAGATTCGCATATAAAAGGCCCTGTTTCTACCACTCAAGAATACAATATAGCCGATTTTGCGATTGCGCAATTAGCAGAATCTTTGGGTAAAAAAGAGGATGCTAAGCGCTTTAAAAAACGATCACTTTCTTATAAGAAATTATACAATAAAGAGAGCCGTTTTTTACAACCTAAAATGCTTGATGGCAGCTGGTATACACCATTTGACCCGTTAGCGGGCGCAAATTTTACAGAAAATCCGGGTTTTATAGAAGGCAACGCGTGGCAGTATTTATTTATGCAACCGCATGATATTAACGGAATGATTAAGTTAATGGGTGGTGCAAAAGCTTTTGAAGAAAAACTGGATGCGGTTTTTAGTGAGCAACAATTTGATATGGCAAATGAACCCGATATTGCTTATCCGTTTTTATACAATTACCTGCCTGGTAAGTCGCACAAGACACGAGAGAAAGTTGCTTCGTTAATTGATACCTATTTCACCAATAAGCCGGCAGGATTACCGGGTAATGAAGATACCGGTACAATGAGTGCCTGGTTAATTTATGCAATGATGGGATTTTATCCTATGACGCCTGCAGATCCTATGTACACCCTGTCTGAACCCCAATTTGAGACTATTACAATTCACCTAAACTCAGATTTTTATTCTGAAAAATCATTGTTGATCGAAAGGAAAAGTGATGCAACAACAGATATGGATGCAAATTTTAAAATTGATGGTAAGCCTTTAAAAGACAATTTTATCTCTCATAAAAATTGGGTGAAGGCAGGCCACGTAATTTTTGAATAA
- a CDS encoding family 20 glycosylhydrolase, whose translation MKENYFLIGLLVLFFLSCDQQKEPVFKSEDLALIPQPQKLTLNPGSFQFTEATVFVISDSLQSVTTAFRNKFKSSAGWNLEIQQQAPAANYVQFTVDKNLKTEAYSLTVTSEFIDIKAASSAGFRYALETLRQLLPVHIEQKQVGEKDSFYIPNLAIEDAPCFKWRGLMLDVSRHFFEKDYILKTIDRLAMLKMNTLHLHLVDDQGWRIEIKKYPKLTEVGAFRVNQEDKHWNARSENNSDENGTYGGFYTQEDIKEIVAYATQRGITVVPEIEMPAHVMSAIASYPFLSCTQQSIGVPSGGVWPITEIYCPGKETTFKFLEEVLSEVMPLFPSKYIHVGGDEATKTNWETCPDCQRRMKEEHLVDTDELQSYFMKRMEQFLEANDKVLIGWDEILEGGLPPSATVMSWRGTKGGWEASKAGHDVIMTPENPMYFNFYQGNPDVEPLAFDAMNTLEQVYDFSPVIDSMSVSQKNHVLGAQANLWSEYITTQDDSEYMIFPRITALAEVLWSANSKPGWEDYTSRLQRFLPRLDALGVNYSRSVYNVEATAERDTVFGGIRLALASEMPQASVLYALDNEELNANAKVYNEPFTIDSTTTLTAAVFENGAPAGRVLSKTFNFHKAAGATVTLVEQPHRNYRGAGGATLVNVLRGSKNFHDGQWLGWLATPVTLLIDLNEVKEFSKVRIGVLENQGAGIYFPSDFKVSVSKDSINYATVGQLEHLFKANGASTLKTFTVDTKVQKAQFIKVEITTYIPENKRGVFTFLDEILVE comes from the coding sequence ATGAAAGAAAATTATTTTTTAATCGGTTTGCTTGTTTTGTTTTTTTTGAGTTGTGACCAGCAGAAAGAACCGGTTTTTAAATCTGAAGATCTGGCATTAATCCCGCAACCGCAAAAGCTTACATTAAACCCGGGAAGCTTTCAATTTACTGAAGCAACCGTTTTTGTGATTTCAGACAGTTTACAGTCGGTTACAACTGCATTTCGTAATAAATTTAAATCAAGTGCCGGTTGGAATTTAGAAATACAACAGCAAGCTCCTGCTGCTAATTATGTGCAATTTACCGTTGATAAAAATCTAAAAACCGAAGCCTATTCCTTAACTGTAACTTCTGAGTTTATAGATATCAAAGCTGCTTCTTCCGCAGGTTTTAGATATGCTTTAGAAACTTTACGCCAACTGCTTCCGGTTCATATTGAACAAAAACAAGTAGGAGAAAAAGATAGTTTTTATATTCCGAATCTTGCAATAGAAGATGCGCCATGCTTTAAGTGGCGCGGTTTAATGCTTGATGTTTCCAGACATTTTTTTGAGAAGGATTACATTTTAAAAACTATAGATCGCCTTGCGATGCTAAAAATGAATACGCTGCATCTGCATCTGGTAGACGATCAGGGATGGCGCATTGAAATTAAGAAATATCCCAAACTTACCGAGGTAGGAGCCTTTAGAGTAAATCAGGAAGACAAGCATTGGAACGCCAGATCAGAAAATAATTCTGATGAGAACGGTACGTATGGCGGGTTTTATACGCAGGAAGATATAAAAGAGATCGTAGCATATGCTACACAACGCGGAATAACAGTAGTTCCCGAAATTGAGATGCCGGCTCACGTGATGAGTGCTATCGCATCATATCCATTTTTATCCTGTACACAGCAATCTATAGGTGTGCCCAGTGGTGGGGTATGGCCTATTACCGAGATTTACTGTCCCGGAAAAGAAACTACTTTCAAATTTTTAGAAGAGGTACTTAGCGAAGTAATGCCGCTTTTTCCATCAAAATACATACACGTGGGTGGTGATGAAGCCACAAAGACAAACTGGGAAACCTGTCCCGATTGCCAGCGTCGTATGAAAGAAGAACATCTGGTAGATACCGACGAACTCCAAAGTTATTTTATGAAACGTATGGAGCAATTTCTGGAAGCTAATGATAAGGTGTTAATAGGTTGGGATGAGATTCTTGAAGGTGGTTTGCCACCATCTGCAACGGTTATGAGTTGGCGTGGTACAAAAGGAGGCTGGGAAGCTTCAAAGGCAGGTCACGATGTGATAATGACTCCCGAAAATCCGATGTATTTTAATTTTTATCAGGGCAATCCTGATGTAGAGCCCTTAGCCTTTGATGCGATGAACACCCTTGAGCAGGTGTATGATTTTTCACCTGTAATAGACTCAATGAGCGTAAGTCAAAAAAATCACGTGCTGGGTGCACAGGCTAATTTATGGTCGGAGTATATCACCACGCAAGATGACTCTGAGTATATGATTTTTCCGAGGATAACAGCGCTTGCAGAAGTGCTTTGGTCTGCTAATTCTAAACCGGGATGGGAAGACTATACTTCGCGGCTACAACGCTTTTTGCCACGTTTAGATGCTTTAGGAGTTAATTATTCGCGTAGCGTTTATAATGTGGAAGCAACTGCAGAACGCGACACAGTCTTTGGCGGAATTCGTTTAGCGCTTGCTTCAGAAATGCCTCAGGCATCAGTATTGTATGCGCTAGATAACGAAGAGCTAAATGCTAATGCTAAAGTTTATAATGAGCCATTTACGATAGATTCTACAACCACACTTACTGCAGCAGTTTTTGAAAATGGAGCCCCCGCAGGTCGCGTTTTATCTAAAACATTTAATTTTCATAAAGCAGCAGGTGCTACAGTTACATTGGTAGAACAACCGCACAGAAACTACCGGGGAGCAGGTGGTGCGACATTAGTTAATGTGCTACGCGGTTCTAAGAATTTTCACGACGGGCAATGGCTGGGCTGGTTAGCCACACCTGTAACGCTGCTTATAGACCTCAATGAGGTTAAAGAATTTTCTAAAGTACGTATAGGAGTTTTAGAAAATCAAGGTGCGGGCATTTATTTCCCATCAGATTTTAAAGTTTCAGTGTCAAAAGATTCGATTAATTATGCAACAGTTGGTCAGTTAGAACACCTATTTAAAGCCAATGGGGCATCAACATTAAAAACATTTACAGTAGACACTAAAGTGCAAAAGGCACAATTTATAAAAGTAGAAATCACTACGTATATTCCAGAAAATAAAAGAGGAGTTTTTACCTTTTTAGACGAAATATTAGTGGAATAA
- a CDS encoding putative glycoside hydrolase, giving the protein MRLKHLFMMLVAIVATTSCIDNMHPKENKKKAEEVTETAKDFKFWTWMTADASRTDESYTTEFKKYSDNGIDAVLINTNADADLLGRLTPLAVNEGLEVHAWMFTMNRPGDSIAMQHPEWYVVNRNGESSFETRPYVDYYQFLCPTRKESREHVLGLIDKMSKVEGVTSFHLDYIRFPDVFLPIGLLPKYDLVQDEELAEYDFCYCDSCIAKFEEEHHKNPLESHNTAIDMEWKQFRLNQIKAVVDDAYKIVHENGKLLTGAVFPYPEMADHMVRQRWDKWNIDVVLPMIYNNFYNEEIDWIGFATRQGVKDLEGSKTELHTGIYVPEMSPEQLAEAIQQAKDNGAKGAAFFDGNALTDEQLAVIKAAN; this is encoded by the coding sequence ATGAGATTAAAACATCTATTTATGATGCTTGTAGCTATCGTTGCTACGACCTCTTGCATAGACAATATGCATCCTAAAGAGAACAAGAAAAAAGCAGAAGAAGTAACAGAGACGGCTAAAGATTTTAAATTCTGGACTTGGATGACTGCAGATGCCAGCCGTACTGATGAGTCGTACACGACAGAATTTAAAAAATACAGTGATAATGGTATTGATGCTGTTTTAATTAATACCAATGCAGATGCAGATTTGCTGGGGCGATTAACTCCTTTAGCAGTTAACGAAGGTCTTGAAGTTCACGCGTGGATGTTTACAATGAACCGCCCCGGAGATTCTATTGCAATGCAGCATCCAGAGTGGTATGTCGTAAATCGTAATGGTGAGTCTAGTTTTGAAACCCGCCCTTATGTAGATTACTATCAGTTTTTATGTCCTACCCGTAAAGAATCTAGAGAGCATGTTTTAGGTTTAATTGACAAGATGAGTAAAGTAGAAGGTGTGACGAGTTTTCACCTGGACTACATACGTTTCCCAGATGTGTTTTTGCCTATAGGTTTGTTGCCTAAATATGACCTTGTACAGGATGAGGAGCTTGCAGAATATGATTTCTGCTATTGTGATTCTTGTATAGCAAAGTTTGAAGAGGAGCATCATAAAAACCCGCTAGAATCTCACAATACTGCAATTGATATGGAGTGGAAACAATTCCGTTTAAATCAAATAAAAGCAGTGGTTGATGATGCCTATAAAATTGTTCATGAAAATGGAAAGTTACTTACCGGGGCGGTTTTTCCATACCCCGAAATGGCAGACCATATGGTACGCCAGCGTTGGGATAAATGGAACATAGATGTGGTATTGCCTATGATTTATAATAACTTTTATAATGAAGAGATAGATTGGATAGGTTTTGCAACCCGCCAGGGAGTTAAAGATCTTGAAGGATCCAAAACGGAATTGCATACCGGTATATATGTTCCGGAAATGAGTCCGGAGCAATTAGCAGAAGCTATACAACAAGCTAAAGATAACGGCGCAAAAGGAGCCGCTTTTTTTGACGGAAACGCGTTAACAGATGAGCAATTAGCTGTAATTAAAGCTGCAAACTAA
- a CDS encoding carbohydrate-binding family 9-like protein, producing MLKYSFTLLTLLAGFSGVAQKNIPRSYVAHHIEAPVIIDGKGDEAVWQQAEFSEEFIDIEGVKTPKYQTRVKMLWDDENLYFYAELKEPHIWATLKQRDTVIFYNNDFEIFIDPDGDTHNYYEFEMNALNTVWDLLLVKPYRESAPVLDSWDIQGLQSAVSINGTLNDPRDIDTSWSVEIAIPWTVLTEASGSNDLPIDKFWRINFSRVNWDHTLENGKYSRKKDASGNFLPEYNWVWSPQGVINMHEPEHWGYVYFSAKPPTEKVVFTIPQDEKIRWKLYELYRKQKAYFSKNKVWATHLKELQAQTFKLETKTITPVLENHTYGWSITVESPFSNAVYSIREDGNYSKIK from the coding sequence ATGCTGAAATACAGCTTTACACTTTTAACTCTTCTTGCTGGTTTTTCGGGCGTAGCCCAAAAAAATATACCCCGTTCTTATGTTGCGCATCATATTGAAGCGCCGGTAATTATAGATGGTAAAGGGGATGAAGCGGTGTGGCAGCAAGCAGAATTTTCTGAAGAGTTTATTGATATTGAAGGTGTGAAAACCCCAAAATATCAAACCCGGGTCAAAATGTTGTGGGATGATGAGAATCTGTATTTCTATGCAGAATTAAAAGAACCGCACATTTGGGCAACCCTTAAACAACGCGATACCGTAATATTCTACAATAACGATTTTGAAATATTTATAGACCCCGATGGGGATACGCATAACTACTACGAGTTTGAAATGAACGCACTCAATACGGTATGGGATTTATTGCTGGTCAAACCGTATCGCGAGTCTGCTCCGGTTTTAGATAGTTGGGATATACAGGGATTACAATCTGCGGTATCTATTAATGGTACTTTAAATGACCCTCGTGATATAGATACAAGCTGGAGTGTAGAAATAGCTATCCCTTGGACAGTTTTGACCGAAGCAAGCGGATCAAATGATTTACCAATAGATAAATTTTGGCGAATCAATTTTTCTCGAGTAAACTGGGATCACACTTTAGAAAATGGAAAATACAGCCGGAAAAAAGATGCTTCTGGCAATTTTCTGCCTGAATATAATTGGGTTTGGTCACCGCAAGGAGTGATCAATATGCATGAACCCGAGCATTGGGGCTATGTATATTTTTCCGCTAAACCACCTACTGAAAAAGTTGTGTTTACAATTCCTCAGGACGAGAAAATACGTTGGAAATTATATGAGTTGTACCGAAAGCAAAAAGCTTATTTTTCAAAAAATAAAGTTTGGGCAACCCATTTAAAAGAGCTGCAGGCGCAGACATTTAAGCTAGAAACTAAAACAATTACACCAGTATTAGAAAACCATACGTACGGCTGGTCAATAACAGTAGAAAGTCCGTTCTCTAATGCGGTGTACAGCATACGAGAAGACGGGAACTATTCAAAAATTAAATAA